The nucleotide window TCTCTGGTCCAATTCATGTCACACTGGTTCAAGAACAGCTTTCACATACTTCAACTCTACAAAGCCCTGGAATGGCATGCAAGTTGTAACTTCAGTGCCATTATGTCTGGTgctctttttgttttattgttctGGACCAACCTCCACACTAAATACCGTTTCTTTTGTTTCACCCTAATTTTTATAATGTCTGGCAATATcttatttgtttctctttttagGGATCAAAATGATATTGGGTTACAATTTCCATCATATCCACAAAAGTCTACCTTTATTCTTTACCTTCACTCAGCCATATCATTTATGATGCTTGATGTTTTATGTATGGTGCAATTCACAGTTTGCCATGAAACTGAATTTTCTGGTACACTTATGAGATATCCTTTGCCTCTTTTCcagaaaattcaaaatcagGACTACCCCTGCCTGGTGTGGAGAGGTTGTAAACTCGTTATTTGACTTATTTCGGTTTTTCAGTTTTGGCATTCTACCCCTCCCCAATTTCTTTTCCATGACACTCCAAACCATTTGACATTGTTTCTAGCTCCTAAAGGCATGTTTGATGTATTTACAAGATTGTTATGTGTAGATTTATCTTTGTGCTCCAAGGTGCTGTCACCCTCACTAATGCTACTGGTGTTAGCCAACTACTGAAGGTAATAAGTTTATGATTTGAAAATGAACTTATTCTGTCACTTCTCAGTATGATCACCAATTTTTAGTACtgttaaaaattgatattttatataaatctcAGGTTTGGTTAATGTGTTTTTAAACTACTATTAGCTCTCTctcttttaaagtaattaatgaagaaaatattattagaaaagaaagagaatctGAAGGAGAATAAAATATCCTCCTTAAGAGAAACAGTTGAAGATAACAGTGAGCCAAATTAGCtcaaaatgatgtttttttattggcaaatgttagttttgttagcgGAGGCGATTGAACAAGCGACCTTTTTcctctttccttctcccttaACCATCCAACCCACAATAAAACTTCCAATCTTTTTCCATATCATTAATAACAATTCCCTTGAAAAAACCATGAGTAAAGCGCTCCAAAGTGAAGCTGTAGACACTATCTTGtcctataaaaatattaagggaAAAGAGAAACCCTTGAAAACTTTGACATTCCTCTACTGTCAAATGCACTAGAGAGCTGCACATTCCACTCATTACTATAACCTTGTGCCCTTCTAATTCCAGTTGTACCCTTTGAAACATATCGTGAGAAACTTCTTCACGTTGGAATGACACACCCAGTGTTCCCCTGTAGCCACTCAATGCTAACACAAGCAAAAGGCTGTTTTTGAACTATTTCTACACATAAACCACATATCAGGAGAAAAAGCTTCACGTATAATTTCCTCTTACCAGTATTTATACACGTGGGAGAAGTTCCATATTAATTATGTTAGTTTCAGGAAATATATTATACATGATGTATTCTTATAActgttttttctaattttggttACATTTTTCTGAGATCAAGCTCATTTTTTAATCCTGGTGGTAGGTTAGCTTCAACGTATAAGTGCTTTATTTATAGAGTAGCAAACTCCAGTGGCATTTAAATTGGACTTAAATTCAAGATACAATtcttgaaatgttttttttatacaaaataaaaaaaagactgaTAATGATATTGcttcaaaattttatcttataccatgctattactattttttattgcttGAGAGCTTTATGCATTATCAATTAAGACGATAGGAAAATTTTATGACAAAAGGGAAAAGGGAAGGAGTGTTGGCTCAAATTGATTGACAGCTTATGATATTGCTATCTTATTTCTCACACACTCTATTGCAAGATTGTCTCCTTTGGTGAGTCCTCTTATTTTCTGGTTATATGAAGTAATCatagaaatatatatttccCTCTTGTGTGATACTTATAATTGACCTTAGTCTATTTGCACATAACAATTGCTGTGTCTttcattcatgttttttttctggCTACtagcttttatataaattttcatgAAAATTTAGATAATCATATTTTCTATAAAGGATATGAAAAAATTGATAGCTTGGTTTTAATTCCAGGTTGATTCATATGCTTATTTTCCTCCAAATTTTGAACATTCAATTGAATGTGATGCACCTGCTACTATTGTGTTAATTGAACGAAGGTTTGTACTTTGTAATTCCCCCACTTGTAATTTATATGTTTCATCCCCATCACCTTGCCATTATGAGAATGCAtgcaattaattatgattattattttgaaaatggaTTGATGAATCCATTTTATATTTCAAGATTACTTGATAAGTAGTCACAACATAAGTTGGTATAGCTTTCAAGGATTgcatatcatattttaattatgtacaTTCAGATAGTGAGCAGTTGATTGCTCTAATGACTGTGTATGAAAAATTTCTATGATCTATTAGATATTCTCCGCTGCCCAATCATATACCAGAGCCATTGGTTGGTTCAACTGATAAGCAGCCACTCCTTGAGACTCCAGGTGAGGTAAGCTGTTGACTCCAACATactgaaaatcattttttttatttcactttttttattttttatttctttgcttTAAATTGAGTGATTATGTTTTCCAATTTAAGATGATAGTTCATAAAAGAACATTTATGCCACTGTTACGATTATTAATGTCATTGCCTGGAGCAATTCTTACATGCTTTGGGTTAATGTCACTTCTTATCATCAATCTGAGAGTATGTTGTTTATTACTCTGAAGTCTGAACATGCAAGCATCCTTTTCTGGGTGTATTACACCCATCGGTTCAGATAACTTTCTGACAGTCCATGTTTAACTACTAATACAACACTGTATAATTTTGGTCTGTACGTAATACAATTGTGATATATTAGAAATTCCACATTTGTTGAGGGTTATCCTCGACAATCAAGTCCCTCtgctctctctttctctatctAGCTTAGGTTTTTGAACTGTTATTCACTGTATCTTAAGTTTTTGAACAGTTTTCATTGCTCTCAATATGCATTATCAGATTTTTGAACTGAGGAAGCTAATTCCAACATCTTTGGCATATGACTTCAATATCCATGTAAGCTAAGCTCAAAACTCTCGTGTACCCACTCTTTTGGCACAGTCTGTTATTCATTGCATATGTCCAATTTTCATGACCGTGGTTTCTGGTAAGTTTTGGTTAAATGTTCCTGATGTACCCATGGCTGCAGATAATGGATTTTCAACCTGGAGAATTTCTTAATGTAAAGGTAATTTGTTCTCTACCCTACTGATGTGGATATGTTATATATGTATGCCTTACAGCTGAATTAGGAATATGGGTCTTTACAATGGGGATATGATGATAAATCACCTCTCTTTTGTTGGACAAATCAATGGTTAGTAGCTTAATAAACGATGGTCAAGAAGGAAATGAATGACTATCCTTGGTCAGATTCTAGTGACATTTAATTTGTGGTCAAAGTTCTTTCTTGAAGCCTATATAAGGGGGGCTTGAATGATGTTTTGTATCATCCCCGTTTTATTCAATCTCTTCCCTTGTGTagcttttgtttatattttctaGAGGGAAATTATAAGGTGATTTTACTCCTGTTGATAGAGATAGTGATACTTGTTCTCTTCTAACAAGTTTGAGAGTGATTGTAGTTACTATATTCTTTCGAGTATGATCCTTCTTTCACTTGTGGATGTAGACTATAGTGGGAGAACCATATAATTCTTGGTGttcattttatcttaatttttctcatttcaacttttgttgTAAGTCAAATTATGATCCGAAATTTCCACACATCTTTTTACTTTGAAGACTTTTCATCGAATGACATATAACTGTGGTATAAATTGTAATGATGTTATGTAATAGTCTAGTCATGCAAACATGCAATCATTTTTTATGGCACATCCAAATATATGAAGATTATGCGCTATATTTCAATGTACAGTAACAGTTTTATTCTAAACTTGCATATAGTTTTGGGCTTAGCAATAATTGGGTATGCTTAATGTATACTTCTGATTTGGCCTATTATCTCAAGTTCCCATTTTTTCCtccatcaaataaaaatttaggttTTTTCATGTGATGTCATGATTGAAACTTGTATAAAACAAGCTATCACTTTAATGTCATGTTTGGTTGGGTGGATATAGGGTGGGGAGAGTGGAAATAATGTTGGTTGTTTGGTTGAATTGAAAAGTGGAAAAAGGGTGGGGCCTACTAGTATTTTTCCCTTCTATCTCACCTATTTCCATTCATCTTTCTATCtccatttctttcttctctatttctctaaccaaacacttttaattttcactttttttctcatttattttcattcctCTTCTCTATTTCCATCTACtctatttctttcctctttACCAAACATACCCTAAAAAACGAATAGTCTTCACATGACAATGAAGCTCAATTTTATCACTTTTAGGACTAATTAATGTGATGTTATTATCTTCAAAACATATCCTCAGTACATTTTATTGAACAGATAAAAGTAAAAGGATACACATCTTTAATAGAATTGCACTTCCATGATATTGTTTTGAAAACAGCGAACCATTTTCGTTTTGATGTTTCGATCTATGGTACATTTTTCCTTAGTTATTCATATACAAGTCTAGGAGAGAGTTAGTTTGTCTTCCAATTTTAAaggtcttttaatttttttttaaatttgtggcTTTTGCAGGAGGTCCATTATAACCAGCATGGTTTGCTGCTATTGGAAGGGCAAGGCATTTATCGTTTGGGTGATAGTTGGTAAGAGTTTTAGACCTAACCTGTCAAAAAAATTGGTCTGAATGTTGCCTGGAGTTCTATATAGTGGCATTTTTGTTTCCATTAAATGGGCACTGCTGCATTGAAAGAGGAGTTTCATTTGGTCTATGTGGAAGTAGTGTGTGACTGGTATATATACAAAATCTATTACTTTGGGCTATGCCTATCCAATCGCTTGAGCTTTTGATTTTGTGTCAAATTTGGGATCTTGGCCCTAGGTTGGCTACTAACAGTGAGCTATTTGAACTTAACTGGTCATGTTTGAATGATTGTGCATCTTGGTTGAGAGTAGGGCTGTGCATGACCTCTCTCATGCCTCTAACCCGGTCTGATTTGAAGTTGATTTTGATGTATTCAGGTTTTAGAATTTAGACTCGTTGTATTTTGAGGACAAATTCTGAGGTATTTCGGGTTATCCCAATCCAGTTTGGTGTCCTATTTTCTTCTAAAAGATACAAGATTTTTAAACAATTggttatcaataatttttttttaatttatttaatagataATATTTTGTACATCATGTTCTACTATGTGGTGTCTGCTAGATTTTGGGTTGGATTTTAGGTTATGTTCTTCAGTGCGTTTTGGATAGAATATATACTATTGTTTATTGTTTTCCAAGATTGATTTATTACATGATATTGTTTATTCTTATCATCGAAAACTGATACTTTACATCAGtgatttgttttttcattttctttttcctgtgAATAGGTACCCAGTTCAGGCTGGTGATGTCATTTGGATGGCACCATTCGTCCCACAATGGTAAATCATATCATATACAGCTACATTTATGATTCATTGTTACATAACTTGAGAAATGCTAGGAAGACACTCATACTCTTTTCAACACActctttttaattagttaaaatttattaaaaatgacagATTTTTGTGGATCCCACTTCATATATAATTCTCAtgatttagtaatttttaataaattttaatcaagtaTGTTAGAGAGTCTATTCGTAGCACTCCTTATGTAACTTAATCTCATTTTAcatgttaaataataatatttgtgcTGTCATCAGGTATGCTGCCTTAGGGAAAACAAGAACACGGTATCTTATATACAAAGACGCGAACAGAAGCCCATTGTAACCGTAATGTTTTAGATGAATGATATGGAGGATAGTGACCCCCTTCTAgtataatgatttaaataaagtGCTGAATACATTTAACTATATGCTTAATGTTTTTAGTATTTGTTTACTTTAGTTTCATTGTAGACGAGTATTGAATATACACTTATAAATTATCTTAGGTTGAATCTTTCTTTTTCGTCACCAGGTTCAGTTTTCAAAGTCCTTGAAAAATTACCCCAAACTTAAGAACTAGATAATGAACATGTGCCATGCACGGgactaaaatttatgataatataatgttataacttttacaaaaaccattttttttttgtttgtaagatATATTTGAGACTTAAAAATTTGTTGGTTCAATTTTGATAAGATAAATGAATAAGAGCAAGCAACATTTACATTTGATGCATCTTTGCAACTATAATGCAACCTGCCCCCCCTCTCAAAGACATAATAGATTTTAAGCATGACTTTTGTATTTCAAACTTTGAAAAAATttcttgtaaattttatttgaagtcTCATTGGATACTTGCCCTTCATTGTTTGATATTAGTACCTTCAAATCGATACGTGAAGTAATCCTAGAAATAATAACGTATAATCGTCCAAGTGAAAAATAGGTTGTGAAAGATAAATGTCAACTCGTTTAAAAGATTATCTTTGTCTTTTATTTATAGTCATTAAACAATAACAGAAAATTATTTACACTAAAATCTAAAAGGAATTATGCGATCAGATGGTGTCTATGAAATTTTTGGTCCTAAactattaaattgaaaattaaatttatattatagttCACAGCAAAATCACATGCAAGTTAAGTGAATAGTATCACATGATAGAAGtatatttatctttgtttcGCAACACTCTTTTGATTTTGGATCTAACAATTTCGTTCCCCCATATGCATTTGCGAACCCCATTCGGCCTAAAGATAAATCACAACATGATTGAATAATGGTGTCCATATGGTTAAATGATGACACTCACCATGGAAGTAATAAAcatatattgtatttttaataaaaacacaattactattaaatgttttaattcatatgtaaaataatttccaTAGGACCATCGATCATCTTAATGTGCATTTTCTCAACAAATTGTCCCTGTAAAGTACAGGTTACCCTGTTATTACTACAATAACGCAAACAATTTCATTTAGCTTTTCCAAAACTGGGATATTGAATTGACCAAATTTTgacattataaaatatattaagatgGTTGCATCTTACTCCAGATCCTAAAACACAAAGTCCATAAATTTATCTTCTCTCTATTTTTGTCTAACTCTTTAAGATCATCCTTCTCTACAGCATGCATGTCCTATGACTATTGATTAACTTAAATAATTACTCCAATTAACTATTCACGAACTACTGAATTCtttctgaaaaaaaatactaaattctaaattttattaaattattagaaataatatataataaatttaaaataattaatcaaatacttattaattttataataaatattttaaaaaatataattaaaatttcctTTCTCCTCAAatcatatgtttatttatttattaacatttctttgtacattaaaatttacttttatctCCAACTTCAATTAttcttatatgaaaaaaatcaacaaaaaagatTGTCACTTTTAATAAATGTTATCATAATCGATCATTTGTGCATGTTTGGATTCCAGTTAAAAATATTACGATACGTATTCCAATGCAAATTCAATAGATAAAGTAAAATGAATGCAAACGTAAGAGTCCTAAACTGTTGACAAATTTACTTTtactttaaaagtaattttgtaaTAGATTTCCAAACATACTCTTAGTCTGTGTAgttttctatgtaattataacAATGACTTTTCACTATCCATTTGACACTAAAAAAtgcatcataaaaaaaaatataagaagagTGTTAGTCATACTTTctcttatactttttttatatttttttttgattggttaaaatttattaaaaatattttaataattttcaataaattttaaccaatcacagaaaaaatatctaaaagaaAATGTCTCAAAGAGTGTCTCTATCAATCCTCAAAATATAATGCAAAGAATCCCTACACAATGAAAAGTTGGCTGCGCATTATTAATATCAACAGAATTAATATTGACGTTGAACTTTGGTAAACAAACACTTAGGTGCACATTAgtttctttgaaaaagattttattctattattatcTTGGTTGAAAAAATCTACCTACCTCAATTGTTCCTGcacattaatttttcttataaataatgtGCCAACATAGtttttttagaggaaacatAGTTATgtcatttcattcaaaatatgAGTAACAATACAAGATGAGATATATTTAAAGACATGAGAACTAACATAAAATCTTGAAATCCTTGCTAAATTATGAGCTACAagattgatttgttttttaacAAAACTCACCCTTGAGTTTGATAAGTTTAAAAATGAAACTCTACATCTATTTAAAATGGAATAGAAGATTGAAGAGTTCATAAAATGATCAACCGCTGATTTGCAATCCACCTCGAAAGTGACATTATGAATGCTGAGTTGCTGAACCCAGAGAATAATAGCTTGATGAAGAGCCCCAAGCCATAGCTTCTTTTGGAGCAAGGATGGCAGTTGCGGTTATCGTTTTCGCTGTGAGAAAATTACCATTGGAGTCTCTCAAACAGAAACCAACACCAAaggatttatttataaaaataaaaattaattgtttagaTAGATACATTTAAGAAATTGTTAATTTGAATATGGgtaagatttatttataatcttttctatcccctaaaaaaattaaaaactgatTTCTATCAAGCTCTTAGAAATGTCATGTTGTACAATTATCAAAaactaacaatttatttatttgtaaaactAACAAATCTATTtacaaaaagaattttattattgggacatgatttatttttcatagacttcttactttaattaattaattcacaaTATAACctatttaattgattacttatCTTTTTTGCCAATAAAAAATGTTCTACTTATCTAAAACTAATAGTTACCTATCCCAAAAACGTAAGTCTTGAatcttcatttcatttcattttaaagttttttcttgAACAAAATACACAAACATTCCCTCAAGTTTGGACATATTACAAGCAAATTTCTCTGTTTTTAACCCTTATATAAATACctattattttagaatttcaatTACACTAATATCACTTCTCCGGTAACGATGTTAATTTCGTTTATCCAAAATAGTCACGTGTTAGTCACATGATCATTTAAGAgaatttttgacaaaaatatccATGTCTTCTTCCCACCAACAGTTTAAATCATACATTTTAAGAGTTCTTTATGTCTTTGTTGGTTTTTGTTTGATTCCTGTTGTCCAAATCAATTTCTTCATGCCCTTGTTtgatttcttcatgcattcgtGAGTAATTACTCCACCAACAGTTTAGGTCGAATCACAACCAAACCAACATTGACCAACTCGAACCACCAGCCAAACACAACCATCGAAGCCAACGTAGTCGAACCCCATCATGGAGAAATTTACTTTTAACCCAAGTAGATGCATACGGTGGCCGTTGAAATCCTAACATATGAAGATGGTGATTATTGAACTCGAGAGAGAACTCAAACCCTAGCAGAACACATTTTGTGGGT belongs to Glycine soja cultivar W05 chromosome 5, ASM419377v2, whole genome shotgun sequence and includes:
- the LOC114412225 gene encoding (S)-ureidoglycine aminohydrolase-like, encoding MRTIFGLLLLVLGLFKYAFAQEGFCSAPSESKSKPLYWKVDNPTLSPIHLQDLPGFTRSVYKSNHALISPESHVYGPLPDWINTLGTYLISPEMGSHFVMYLAKLKENSKSGLPLPGVERFIFVLQGAVTLTNATGVSQLLKVDSYAYFPPNFEHSIECDAPATIVLIERRYSPLPNHIPEPLVGSTDKQPLLETPGEIFELRKLIPTSLAYDFNIHIMDFQPGEFLNVKEVHYNQHGLLLLEGQGIYRLGDSWYPVQAGDVIWMAPFVPQWYAALGKTRTRYLIYKDANRSPL